One genomic segment of Coraliomargarita parva includes these proteins:
- a CDS encoding division/cell wall cluster transcriptional repressor MraZ — MGIFKTGLFVGEYRHNLDDKGRLTIPSSWRPEVDSDQNIFLAVPNPSGYVTVYPPKMIAQLEERMSQISIADIEGQKAVAEFMAMAHSFSCDKQGRINLNDKLVAHAKIGKEAVLLGMLNSFSIYSQEVYDAVQAETKTDPETQAAVFKRFGL; from the coding sequence ATGGGGATCTTCAAAACAGGGTTATTTGTTGGCGAATACCGCCACAATTTGGACGACAAAGGTCGTCTGACTATCCCTTCGTCTTGGCGTCCCGAGGTCGATTCCGACCAGAACATCTTTCTCGCCGTACCCAATCCAAGTGGCTACGTGACGGTTTATCCGCCGAAGATGATCGCCCAGCTGGAAGAGCGCATGTCTCAGATCAGCATTGCGGACATCGAAGGGCAGAAGGCTGTCGCGGAGTTCATGGCCATGGCTCACAGCTTCAGCTGCGACAAGCAGGGGCGGATCAACTTGAACGACAAGTTGGTCGCCCATGCGAAGATCGGGAAGGAAGCCGTCCTTCTGGGGATGCTGAATTCCTTTAGTATCTACAGTCAAGAGGTCTACGACGCGGTTCAGGCCGAGACGAAGACCGACCCTGAAACCCAGGCCGCGGTCTTCAAGCGGTTCGGCTTATAA
- the metF gene encoding methylenetetrahydrofolate reductase [NAD(P)H] translates to MSQSSLHQLFASGEPLFSIEFFPPKTEEAAQHLLRTAERLQAFKPDFASITYGAGGSTRDRTLGYARKLHEDYGYTMMPHLTCVGHSRSELAGIIQSFKSAGLDQIMALRGDPPKGADSFEPHPEGLGYANELVRLIREEHPDCAIGVAGYPETHPEAPSPELDLLNLKRKVDAGATFITTQLFFDNALYFQFVDRCRQAGIRIPILPGLLSVSSLEQAKRFCEMCGASLPRELEDALLAADGDKTAIEAVGVDWTYRQARELLERGAPGIHYYILNRAGPATSLMEKLQAAGFYKRS, encoded by the coding sequence ATGAGCCAATCCTCCCTTCATCAGCTCTTCGCATCCGGCGAGCCGCTTTTCTCCATCGAGTTCTTCCCCCCGAAGACCGAAGAAGCGGCGCAGCACCTACTGCGCACCGCCGAGCGCCTGCAAGCGTTCAAGCCCGACTTCGCATCGATCACCTACGGTGCCGGCGGCAGCACACGCGACCGGACGCTGGGCTACGCCCGGAAACTGCATGAGGACTATGGCTACACCATGATGCCACACCTGACCTGCGTGGGGCACTCCCGTTCGGAGCTTGCAGGCATCATACAGAGCTTCAAGTCGGCCGGGCTGGACCAGATCATGGCACTGCGCGGCGATCCGCCCAAGGGGGCCGATAGTTTTGAGCCGCACCCTGAGGGACTGGGCTACGCCAACGAACTGGTACGGCTCATCCGGGAGGAACACCCGGACTGCGCCATCGGCGTGGCCGGCTACCCCGAAACCCACCCGGAAGCCCCCTCCCCCGAACTCGACCTGCTGAACCTGAAGCGCAAGGTCGACGCTGGCGCCACCTTCATCACCACACAGCTCTTCTTCGACAACGCACTCTACTTTCAATTCGTCGACCGCTGCCGGCAGGCAGGTATCCGGATCCCGATTCTCCCGGGCCTGCTCTCGGTCAGCAGTCTGGAACAAGCAAAACGCTTCTGTGAGATGTGCGGCGCCAGCCTCCCCCGCGAACTGGAAGATGCGCTCCTTGCCGCCGATGGCGACAAAACCGCCATCGAAGCCGTCGGCGTGGACTGGACCTACCGCCAGGCCCGCGAACTACTGGAACGCGGCGCCCCCGGCATCCATTATTATATACTGAACCGCGCAGGGCCTGCGACCAGCCTGATGGAGAAACTGCAGGCGGCGGGATTCTACAAGCGCTCGTAG
- the rsmH gene encoding 16S rRNA (cytosine(1402)-N(4))-methyltransferase RsmH: MLLSVDDHAAATHNSGHIPVLLRETLEVLGPRAGARYLDGTFGGGGHTRALLNAAEGVHVTALDRDPEAAVRAQALKAEYGERFEFVPMNFGDLAELDAGEFDGALFDFGLSSFQLDDGSRGFSFRSDAPVDMRMNPQEGISAADFLETADEESLVRAVRNYGEEKRWRRVVSSIVKARGTGRLQRTASLAELVSDAVGPAPRGRKTVHPATRTFQGIRVEVNDELGAIERGLPAAFDRLLSGGVLAAISFHSLEDRIVKRFCRRMAGRPEHAGDSRTQDQRVVLAEMISTRPVSPAEQELSLNPRSRSARLRAVRKL, translated from the coding sequence ATGCTCTTATCCGTCGATGACCACGCAGCGGCGACGCACAACAGCGGCCACATTCCCGTCTTGCTCCGCGAGACTTTGGAGGTGTTGGGTCCGCGTGCGGGTGCGCGCTATCTGGACGGGACCTTTGGTGGCGGCGGTCATACCCGTGCACTTCTGAATGCTGCGGAGGGAGTTCATGTTACGGCCCTGGACCGTGATCCCGAAGCCGCGGTCCGGGCGCAAGCCCTGAAGGCCGAATACGGGGAGCGCTTCGAATTCGTGCCGATGAACTTCGGTGACTTGGCTGAGTTGGATGCCGGCGAGTTTGACGGCGCGCTTTTCGATTTCGGCCTTTCCTCTTTTCAACTGGATGACGGTTCCCGCGGTTTTTCCTTCCGCAGTGATGCGCCGGTCGACATGCGCATGAACCCACAGGAGGGCATTTCCGCTGCGGATTTTCTCGAAACGGCGGACGAGGAATCGCTGGTGCGCGCAGTTCGCAACTACGGAGAGGAGAAGCGCTGGCGCCGGGTGGTGAGCTCCATCGTCAAGGCGCGCGGCACCGGACGCTTGCAGCGTACGGCATCCCTCGCCGAGTTGGTCAGTGACGCGGTTGGCCCCGCACCGCGCGGGCGCAAGACCGTGCACCCGGCCACACGGACTTTTCAAGGTATACGAGTAGAAGTGAATGATGAGTTGGGAGCGATCGAGCGCGGCCTGCCGGCTGCGTTCGATCGCCTCCTTTCAGGCGGCGTGCTTGCGGCGATTAGCTTTCACTCCTTGGAGGACCGGATCGTGAAGCGATTCTGCCGCCGCATGGCGGGGCGTCCCGAGCATGCCGGCGACAGCCGCACTCAGGACCAGCGGGTGGTGTTGGCGGAAATGATTTCGACCCGGCCGGTCAGTCCGGCAGAGCAGGAGCTATCCTTGAATCCCCGCAGCCGCAGCGCCCGGTTGCGCGCAGTACGCAAACTTTAA
- the fusA gene encoding elongation factor G, translating into MTDLSKYRNIGIFAHVDAGKTTTTERILKLTGKIHKLGEVHDGAATTDFMEQEQERGITIQSAATTCFWPGSEQQHANAPYRFNIIDTPGHVDFTVEVYRSLKVLDGGVGVFCGSGGVEPQSETNWRYANDSEVSRLIYVNKLDRIGADFYKVVDQVKTVLGAVPLVMVLPIGTESDLKGVVDLLTRKAWVWDDSGDPMNYEIQDVPADMADKVEEYREALIETAVEQDDEAMEAYLEGNEPDLATIKKCIRKGTINLSFFPTYCGSSFKNKGVQLVLDAVVDYLPSPTEVEPQEEVDAEGNPTGAKAEVSVDKPLRALAFKIMDDKYGALTFTRIYSGKLEKGMSILNSFTGKTERVGRIVEMHANDRNEVESAQAGDIVALLGMKTVQTGHTLCDPNHPATLEPMVFPEPVISIAVKPKDKGQAEKLGVAIGKMVAEDPSFRVETDEDSGETILKGMGELHLDIKVDILKRTYGVEAEIGKPQVAYRETITVPVTDSYTHKKQSGGSGQYAKIDYTIEPAVEDENGEKKTYEFESKVVGGNVPREFWPAVDKGFKNSMGKGVLAGYPTVDLKVTLTDGGFHAVDSSAVAFEIAAKAAYRQSIPKGKPDILEPIMKLDVFCGEENMGDVIGDLNRRRGMIKSQEPANTGIRIKADAPLSEMFGYIGDLRTMTSGRGQFSMEFSHYAPCPKNVAEQVIKEAKEREEAKKK; encoded by the coding sequence ATGACCGACCTATCCAAATATCGTAATATTGGTATCTTCGCCCACGTTGACGCCGGCAAGACGACCACCACTGAGCGTATCCTCAAGCTCACCGGTAAGATCCACAAGCTGGGTGAAGTGCACGATGGTGCGGCCACAACCGACTTCATGGAACAGGAGCAAGAGCGCGGTATTACCATTCAGTCCGCCGCCACCACTTGCTTCTGGCCGGGCAGCGAGCAACAGCACGCCAATGCGCCCTATCGCTTCAACATCATCGATACCCCGGGCCACGTGGACTTCACCGTTGAAGTGTACCGCTCCCTGAAGGTCCTCGACGGCGGCGTCGGTGTGTTCTGTGGCTCCGGCGGCGTGGAACCCCAATCCGAAACCAATTGGCGCTACGCCAATGACTCGGAAGTGTCCCGTCTCATTTATGTCAACAAGCTCGACCGTATCGGTGCCGATTTCTACAAGGTTGTCGATCAGGTGAAGACCGTGCTCGGTGCGGTACCGCTTGTCATGGTCCTGCCGATCGGCACCGAAAGCGACCTTAAGGGTGTCGTCGATCTTCTCACCCGCAAGGCTTGGGTCTGGGATGATTCCGGAGATCCCATGAACTACGAAATCCAGGACGTGCCGGCCGACATGGCCGACAAGGTCGAGGAATACCGTGAAGCACTCATCGAAACCGCCGTCGAACAGGACGACGAGGCGATGGAAGCCTACCTCGAAGGCAACGAGCCGGACCTGGCTACGATCAAGAAGTGCATCCGCAAGGGCACCATCAACCTCTCCTTCTTCCCCACCTACTGCGGTTCTTCCTTCAAGAACAAGGGGGTCCAACTGGTCCTCGACGCCGTCGTCGACTACCTGCCGAGCCCGACCGAAGTCGAGCCGCAGGAAGAAGTGGACGCCGAAGGGAATCCGACCGGCGCCAAAGCGGAAGTCTCCGTGGACAAGCCGCTCCGCGCGCTTGCGTTCAAGATCATGGACGACAAGTACGGCGCCCTGACCTTCACACGTATCTACTCCGGTAAGCTGGAGAAGGGCATGTCGATTCTCAACTCGTTCACCGGCAAGACCGAGCGCGTCGGCCGTATCGTTGAGATGCACGCCAACGACCGCAACGAAGTCGAATCCGCGCAAGCCGGCGACATTGTCGCCCTGCTCGGCATGAAGACCGTACAGACCGGCCACACCCTGTGTGACCCGAACCACCCGGCTACACTCGAGCCGATGGTCTTCCCCGAACCCGTCATCTCCATCGCCGTCAAGCCGAAGGATAAAGGCCAGGCTGAAAAGCTCGGCGTCGCCATCGGTAAGATGGTCGCTGAAGACCCCTCCTTCCGCGTTGAAACCGACGAGGATTCCGGCGAAACCATCCTCAAGGGCATGGGTGAGCTTCACCTCGACATTAAGGTCGACATCCTCAAGCGCACCTACGGCGTCGAAGCTGAAATCGGCAAGCCGCAGGTCGCTTACCGCGAAACCATCACCGTTCCGGTCACCGACAGCTACACACACAAGAAGCAATCCGGCGGTTCCGGTCAGTACGCGAAAATCGACTACACCATCGAACCGGCAGTCGAAGACGAGAACGGCGAAAAGAAGACCTACGAATTCGAATCCAAAGTGGTCGGCGGTAACGTTCCCCGCGAGTTCTGGCCTGCGGTTGACAAGGGCTTCAAGAACTCCATGGGCAAGGGTGTGCTCGCCGGTTACCCGACCGTGGACCTCAAGGTCACGCTGACCGACGGTGGCTTCCACGCGGTCGACTCCTCCGCAGTTGCCTTCGAAATCGCAGCCAAGGCCGCATACCGCCAGTCGATCCCGAAGGGCAAGCCGGACATCCTCGAGCCGATCATGAAGCTCGACGTCTTCTGCGGTGAGGAAAACATGGGCGACGTCATCGGCGACCTCAACCGTCGCCGCGGCATGATCAAGAGCCAGGAACCGGCCAACACCGGCATCCGCATCAAGGCCGACGCACCGCTCTCCGAAATGTTCGGTTACATCGGCGACCTCCGTACCATGACCTCCGGTCGTGGCCAGTTCTCCATGGAATTCTCCCACTACGCTCCGTGCCCGAAGAACGTCGCCGAGCAGGTGATCAAGGAGGCCAAGGAGCGCGAAGAAGCCAAGAAGAAGTAA